One window of Sulfurospirillum sp. 1612 genomic DNA carries:
- a CDS encoding DUF58 domain-containing protein, with product MEKKFKQILLKAKKKVFTGNLGNNISTFKGTGLDFSEIKDYVIGDDVRSINWKSSAKGVGLKVNVFNEERELNIVTVFMINGSINFGTKRVKQEVMAEVLGMLSYTALRNGDNLTTLFFDSALERLFKPTKNLGLVDEVLEHALTLDPVTKKIDMTQLCHFINISLKRKSLIFLIGDFYEDIDLSSIAHKNEVYALMVRDRFEEDPHLGGDFSLVDPVTLEEDNLNLDKSNIAEYKRLIQAHDETLHEHFLMHRIKYGKIYTDDDVFIKMSQILKA from the coding sequence ATGGAAAAAAAATTCAAGCAGATACTCTTAAAAGCCAAAAAAAAGGTCTTTACCGGGAATCTTGGCAATAATATTAGCACCTTCAAAGGGACGGGGTTAGATTTTTCTGAAATCAAAGATTATGTTATCGGTGATGATGTTAGAAGTATCAACTGGAAATCTTCCGCCAAAGGCGTAGGGCTGAAGGTCAATGTTTTTAACGAAGAAAGAGAGCTCAACATTGTGACGGTTTTCATGATCAATGGCTCAATTAATTTCGGTACCAAACGCGTCAAACAAGAGGTGATGGCTGAAGTCTTGGGGATGCTTTCTTATACAGCCCTAAGAAATGGCGATAATTTGACGACGCTATTTTTTGATTCAGCGCTTGAGAGACTATTTAAACCGACTAAAAATTTGGGACTGGTAGATGAGGTGCTTGAACATGCATTGACACTAGACCCTGTGACAAAAAAAATTGATATGACGCAATTATGTCATTTTATAAATATCAGCTTAAAGAGAAAATCATTAATCTTTTTAATCGGAGATTTTTATGAAGATATTGATTTATCATCTATTGCTCACAAAAATGAAGTCTATGCCTTGATGGTTCGAGATCGTTTTGAAGAGGATCCTCACTTAGGAGGTGACTTTTCATTGGTTGATCCAGTCACATTGGAAGAGGATAACTTAAATTTAGATAAAAGCAATATTGCTGAGTATAAAAGATTGATTCAAGCACATGATGAAACCCTTCATGAGCATTTTTTGATGCACCGTATTAAATATGGCAAAATTTATACAGATGATGATGTTTTTATCAAGATGTCTCAAATACTAAAGGCTTAA
- a CDS encoding vWA domain-containing protein, whose amino-acid sequence MLNQVIFEYPLAFVIILVFIVCQIFCKQKNDALFFPTIKFMKKAAKKTLFLENILKFLIVLLLSTALASPIKQDEISIQNDKGYEISLILDASGSMAENNKFGIVKQIVGNFLDKRVHDKIGLSIFGDFAYVAVPLTYDKESIKRLLSRLNVGVAGSQATALYEALFLSSNLFKHSHAKKKIAILLTDGMNNVNTIPLSVAIKTVQKYGIKVYTVGIGNPGDYDPNILHEIAQKSGGKFFEANSVNKLQAIYDTINRLEKSQIKANKYMKKRYLFAYPLAGALGLMLVLLLMRNKESL is encoded by the coding sequence ATGTTGAATCAAGTCATATTTGAGTATCCTCTTGCTTTTGTGATTATTTTGGTTTTTATTGTATGTCAAATTTTTTGCAAACAAAAAAATGATGCGCTCTTTTTCCCTACAATCAAGTTTATGAAAAAAGCCGCCAAGAAAACTCTTTTTCTAGAAAATATTCTCAAATTTTTAATTGTATTGTTATTAAGCACCGCATTAGCATCACCGATTAAACAAGATGAAATCAGTATCCAAAATGATAAAGGATATGAGATATCATTGATATTAGATGCGAGTGGCTCGATGGCGGAAAACAACAAGTTTGGCATTGTCAAACAGATTGTCGGAAACTTTTTAGACAAAAGGGTTCATGATAAGATTGGATTGAGTATTTTTGGTGATTTTGCCTATGTAGCGGTGCCTTTGACTTATGATAAAGAGAGTATCAAAAGATTACTGTCACGATTAAATGTCGGCGTTGCCGGGAGTCAGGCCACCGCATTGTATGAAGCACTCTTTTTGAGTTCGAATCTTTTTAAACATTCTCATGCCAAGAAAAAAATAGCAATCCTACTCACTGATGGGATGAATAATGTCAATACAATTCCCCTCTCTGTAGCCATTAAAACCGTACAAAAATATGGCATCAAAGTCTATACTGTAGGGATTGGAAATCCCGGTGATTATGACCCAAATATTTTGCATGAGATTGCACAAAAGAGTGGCGGAAAGTTTTTTGAAGCCAACAGCGTGAATAAACTACAAGCCATATATGACACTATTAATCGCTTGGAAAAAAGCCAAATTAAAGCTAATAAATACATGAAAAAACGTTACTTATTTGCCTATCCTTTGGCTGGGGCATTGGGCTTGATGTTGGTACTATTACTCATGAGAAATAAGGAATCACTATGA